The following coding sequences lie in one Verrucomicrobiota bacterium genomic window:
- a CDS encoding dihydrodipicolinate synthase family protein — protein sequence MLTRENYRGIFAYPPTPFTDRSLLLDEDAVRSNIRKLADVGVHGIVMAGSSGEFFTLSSEEYSRLARILQEECERVGILSVLGTSGLSTAEVIERTSMAMELGVDGAIALQPFYFTLSEEELYKFWKDLSEACPGIGLIVYNYDWVRQNYTLENFRRLAEFPNIVGSKEAHWDFAKWLSFHTHSPLIHMSSTDAGWLVEMHKHNAAGVGSMHLSLSPHVFGKVLGYCNEGEYLKAEQELSPLTEFIGKMKLGAGRPHIFPSELADWSQYSPTARHKALVDAFGFFQAGPPRPPAIPVSQETQEKLKNYIATHWSSLLVNESDASPVSDGKLWIG from the coding sequence ATGCTTACTCGTGAAAACTATCGGGGGATATTTGCCTATCCTCCAACTCCCTTTACTGATCGTTCACTGCTCCTCGACGAGGATGCAGTAAGGAGCAATATACGCAAATTAGCGGATGTTGGAGTCCACGGCATTGTCATGGCAGGATCATCCGGTGAATTTTTCACCTTGAGTTCGGAGGAATATTCCCGATTGGCTCGTATTTTGCAGGAAGAATGTGAACGTGTCGGGATTCTCAGCGTTTTGGGCACGAGCGGGTTATCCACGGCGGAAGTCATTGAGCGAACTAGTATGGCCATGGAACTGGGTGTGGATGGAGCCATCGCATTGCAGCCCTTTTATTTTACACTATCGGAAGAAGAATTGTATAAGTTCTGGAAGGATTTATCTGAAGCATGCCCAGGAATTGGTCTGATTGTATATAATTACGATTGGGTGCGGCAGAATTATACCTTGGAGAATTTCAGGCGATTAGCTGAGTTTCCGAATATAGTGGGAAGCAAGGAAGCGCATTGGGATTTTGCGAAATGGTTGTCGTTTCATACGCATAGTCCCTTAATTCATATGAGCTCAACGGACGCCGGTTGGCTTGTTGAAATGCACAAGCACAATGCGGCTGGTGTCGGCAGTATGCATTTGAGTTTGAGTCCCCATGTCTTTGGGAAAGTGCTGGGTTACTGTAATGAGGGGGAATACCTGAAAGCTGAGCAAGAATTATCGCCGCTGACTGAGTTTATCGGAAAGATGAAGCTGGGTGCAGGGCGCCCCCATATTTTTCCATCAGAACTGGCTGACTGGAGCCAGTATAGTCCTACGGCGCGTCATAAGGCCCTCGTGGATGCTTTTGGCTTCTTTCAAGCCGGACCGCCTCGGCCACCTGCTATTCCCGTCTCCCAGGAAACACAAGAAAAGTTAAAGAATTACATCGCAACTCACTGGAGTTCGCTGCTTGTCAATGAGTCAGATGCTTCTCCCGTATCGGATGGAAAGTTGTGGATCGGTTAG
- a CDS encoding Rieske (2Fe-2S) protein has protein sequence MCSCKTGNSAIVEAFEDAEAGLMSARKHREVLNAGPLENFKEKKFHIVQQGNRSIGVYKLDGKVYAIRNQCPHMGAPLCLGNTGSTYRPAEKGTSLFTEVLKDRVIRCPWHGWEFDIITGRGLYDVKSRVSNFEVRINSADEIEILI, from the coding sequence ATGTGTTCCTGTAAAACTGGTAATTCCGCGATTGTTGAAGCATTTGAGGATGCAGAGGCTGGATTGATGTCTGCCCGAAAACACCGAGAGGTGCTGAATGCGGGGCCCCTGGAAAACTTCAAAGAAAAGAAATTTCACATTGTTCAGCAGGGAAACAGAAGTATCGGTGTTTATAAATTAGACGGGAAAGTTTACGCGATACGGAATCAATGTCCTCACATGGGAGCGCCGCTCTGCCTCGGGAACACCGGTTCTACCTATCGTCCTGCTGAAAAAGGTACATCACTCTTTACCGAGGTTCTAAAGGACCGGGTCATTCGGTGTCCCTGGCATGGCTGGGAATTTGATATAATCACGGGAAGGGGTCTCTACGACGTGAAATCGCGTGTGTCTAATTTTGAGGTAAGAATCAATTCCGCCGACGAAATAGAAATACTGATTTAG
- a CDS encoding amidohydrolase family protein: MKNDTETKEQADAVIDSDIHVYPSDASPLKPFIPENLQLALKLAMDTQPWNGYQNPHGVNRRDVECLDAGDLARLHLDLLGIAYGVLQPQPGMYVGLIHNSDVANQLSTAWNDWQHEYYLSRDSRLLGSVCINIGDPEAAAQEITRAAGNFRFVQVVVPGESHLLYGHRFYDPIFSACEENNLVFALHPGQEGALGSSTPVGRPSSYFEWHSTLSITYQAQLASMISEGLFERYPRLRVLLVEGGFAWMPHLLWRMDRNFKSLRPTRPRLRRLPSEYASDHVWFTSQPMEEPSDKKHLLEIFDMVNAENRLCFSSDFPHWDFDDPQRVFPSQISPAIRRRILSENALELYSNRLSLSR; this comes from the coding sequence GTGAAAAATGATACGGAAACAAAAGAGCAGGCTGACGCGGTCATTGACAGCGATATTCATGTTTATCCGTCTGATGCCAGTCCTTTGAAGCCCTTCATACCTGAAAATCTGCAACTGGCTCTAAAACTGGCTATGGATACCCAGCCATGGAATGGCTATCAGAATCCGCACGGAGTTAATCGGCGGGATGTTGAGTGCCTGGATGCAGGAGACTTGGCCAGGCTTCACCTGGATCTACTGGGAATTGCATATGGAGTCCTGCAGCCGCAGCCTGGCATGTATGTAGGTTTGATTCACAATAGTGACGTGGCCAACCAGTTATCTACGGCCTGGAATGATTGGCAGCACGAATATTATCTTTCCAGAGATTCCCGTTTGTTGGGATCCGTCTGCATCAATATCGGAGATCCCGAAGCGGCCGCCCAGGAGATAACGCGCGCAGCAGGTAATTTCCGGTTTGTTCAGGTCGTCGTTCCGGGAGAATCGCATTTGTTATATGGTCATCGCTTTTATGATCCCATTTTTTCAGCCTGCGAGGAAAATAACCTGGTGTTTGCTTTACATCCGGGGCAGGAGGGGGCGCTCGGTTCATCAACTCCCGTCGGTCGGCCTTCCAGTTATTTCGAATGGCATTCCACACTCTCCATCACCTATCAGGCTCAGTTGGCCAGCATGATTAGTGAAGGGCTGTTTGAACGCTATCCCCGCCTAAGGGTATTACTGGTAGAAGGAGGATTTGCCTGGATGCCGCACCTGCTTTGGCGAATGGATCGTAACTTCAAATCGCTGCGCCCGACCAGACCCCGATTGCGCCGGTTGCCGAGCGAATATGCCTCTGATCATGTCTGGTTCACCAGTCAACCGATGGAAGAACCTTCAGATAAAAAGCATCTTCTTGAGATATTTGACATGGTGAACGCGGAAAACCGTCTCTGTTTTTCAAGTGACTTTCCGCATTGGGATTTTGATGATCCGCAACGGGTTTTCCCTTCCCAGATATCTCCTGCCATACGCCGGAGGATTTTGTCTGAAAATGCTCTAGAATTGTATTCCAACCGATTGTCCCTCTCGCGTTAA